One Halobaculum sp. CBA1158 DNA segment encodes these proteins:
- a CDS encoding tRNA uridine(34) 5-carboxymethylaminomethyl modification radical SAM/GNAT enzyme Elp3: MSGTAEPDPELSAYAEKSDEPEAFERACARIVERILEGEIDRDDLESAKLDACSEFSSPKVPQNTDLLQRAPEGRREAVREVVRRKPVRTASGVSPVAIMTSPHTCPHGKCLYCPGGPASEFDSSQSYTGHEPAAARGQQNDYDPYGQVTLRLEQLRHIGHPVDKAELILMGGTMTARSHDYQEWFVKRALQAMNEYDTEARPNPAEGRSFAQEPEAYDFEYLEDVKSRNEEADVRCVGITFETKPDWCDPEQIDRMLKLGGTKVEVGVQTTYERVNREMHRGHGNQASIDANRRLRDAAFKVGFHMMPGQPGMTREMCREDFRQLFENPDWRPDYLKIYPTLVVRGTRVYDSWRRDEFEPLSNEEAADLVADAMDQIPKYCRLQRVQRDIPADFIDAGVWKSNLRQLAEERAAEKGHELRDIRAREVGHNDADPRPEDVELDVTTYESGGGLEHFISFEDSKQDLLVGFCRLRFPSYSHAAPGAGPVADGDAVRRELADAALVRELHVYGSPATFDGADGDAGAERESGDWQHRGYGRRLLRKAEDLAADAGFSKLSVISGIGVRGYYRDKLGYHQDGPYVSRRL; the protein is encoded by the coding sequence ATGAGCGGCACCGCGGAGCCGGACCCCGAGCTGTCGGCGTACGCCGAGAAGTCCGACGAGCCCGAGGCGTTCGAGCGCGCCTGCGCCCGGATCGTCGAGCGGATCCTCGAGGGGGAAATCGACCGCGACGACCTCGAGTCCGCCAAGCTGGACGCCTGTTCGGAGTTCTCCTCCCCGAAGGTTCCGCAGAACACCGACCTCCTCCAGCGTGCCCCCGAGGGCCGCCGCGAGGCGGTCCGCGAAGTCGTCCGTCGAAAGCCCGTTCGCACAGCCTCGGGCGTCTCGCCGGTCGCGATCATGACCTCGCCCCACACCTGTCCGCACGGGAAGTGCCTCTACTGCCCCGGCGGTCCCGCCTCGGAGTTCGACTCCTCCCAGAGCTACACCGGCCACGAGCCCGCCGCCGCCCGCGGCCAACAGAACGACTACGACCCGTACGGACAGGTCACCCTCCGGCTGGAACAGCTGCGCCACATCGGCCACCCGGTCGACAAGGCCGAACTCATCCTCATGGGCGGGACGATGACGGCGCGCTCGCACGACTACCAGGAGTGGTTCGTCAAGCGGGCGCTGCAGGCGATGAACGAGTACGACACCGAGGCACGGCCGAACCCCGCCGAGGGACGCAGCTTCGCACAAGAGCCGGAGGCGTACGACTTCGAGTACCTGGAGGACGTGAAGAGCCGGAACGAAGAGGCGGACGTGCGATGCGTCGGGATCACCTTCGAGACCAAGCCCGACTGGTGCGACCCCGAGCAGATCGACCGGATGTTGAAGCTCGGGGGGACGAAGGTCGAGGTGGGCGTTCAGACCACCTACGAGCGCGTGAACCGCGAGATGCACCGCGGCCACGGCAACCAGGCGTCGATCGACGCGAACCGTCGGCTGCGCGACGCCGCGTTCAAGGTGGGCTTTCACATGATGCCGGGACAGCCGGGGATGACGAGGGAGATGTGCCGCGAGGACTTCCGCCAACTGTTCGAGAACCCCGACTGGCGGCCCGACTACCTGAAGATCTATCCGACGCTCGTCGTCCGCGGGACCCGCGTGTACGACTCGTGGCGGCGCGACGAGTTCGAGCCCCTCTCGAACGAGGAGGCCGCCGACCTCGTCGCCGACGCGATGGATCAGATTCCGAAGTACTGCCGGCTCCAGCGCGTCCAGCGCGACATCCCCGCCGACTTCATCGACGCCGGCGTCTGGAAGTCGAACCTCAGGCAGTTGGCGGAGGAGCGCGCCGCGGAGAAGGGCCACGAGTTACGGGACATCCGCGCCCGCGAGGTCGGGCACAACGACGCCGACCCGCGCCCCGAGGACGTGGAGTTGGACGTGACGACCTACGAGTCCGGCGGCGGCCTCGAACACTTCATCTCCTTTGAAGACTCGAAACAGGACCTCCTGGTCGGTTTCTGTCGGCTGCGGTTTCCCTCCTACTCGCACGCCGCGCCGGGTGCCGGCCCCGTCGCCGACGGCGACGCCGTCCGTCGGGAGCTGGCTGACGCCGCGCTCGTTCGCGAGTTACACGTGTACGGGTCGCCGGCGACGTTCGACGGCGCGGACGGCGACGCGGGAGCCGAACGCGAGAGCGGCGACTGGCAGCACCGTGGCTACGGTCGACGACTGCTGCGGAAGGCCGAAGACCTCGCGGCCGACGCGGGCTTCTCGAAGCTCTCGGTCATCTCGGGGATCGGCGTTCGCGGCTACTACCGCGACAAGCTCGGCTATCACCAGGACGGTCCGTACGTGAGCCGACGGCTGTAG
- a CDS encoding mechanosensitive ion channel family protein — MQVSFLAALRETLEGFVTTEARVSATVVLVTAATVTALVLTPRAVRTTHRIVRDRVLGHEHVPVEASTFDWGFPITAVVRTVQFAVVLGCGLATLVVWGYVGVALGVLDAMAATVPGLVRLLVTVAVVAAALVGIDVLERRLEAYARESDNINQHQKGIVFRVLQMSVLGAAVVGSLSVWGIDLSGLLIGAGFLGIVIGTAARSTIGSLIAGFVLMFSRPFELGDWVEIDGEEGIVTDITVINTRMRSANGEVVVIPNDRVANATVSNRTRMGQLRLSVDVGVDYDADLETAESVVSDALEDVSHVEDNPLPQVVPKALGDSAVVLECRVWIDTPSAPKRALATAAVVREVKAALDDAGIKIPYPQREVTGREETGGLRVADGDGDPLASPPPSTTDD; from the coding sequence ATGCAGGTGAGCTTCCTCGCCGCCCTCCGGGAGACGCTGGAGGGGTTCGTCACCACGGAGGCGCGGGTCTCCGCGACGGTCGTCCTGGTCACCGCGGCGACGGTCACAGCACTCGTTTTGACGCCGCGAGCGGTCCGGACGACTCACCGGATCGTCCGAGATCGCGTCCTCGGGCACGAACACGTGCCCGTGGAGGCGTCGACGTTCGACTGGGGCTTTCCGATCACGGCGGTCGTCAGGACGGTCCAGTTCGCGGTCGTGCTCGGGTGCGGACTCGCCACGCTCGTCGTGTGGGGGTACGTCGGCGTGGCGCTGGGCGTCCTCGACGCGATGGCCGCGACCGTGCCGGGGCTCGTTCGGCTGCTCGTCACCGTCGCGGTCGTCGCGGCCGCGCTCGTCGGTATCGACGTGCTGGAGCGTCGCCTGGAGGCGTACGCGCGGGAGTCCGACAACATCAACCAACATCAGAAGGGGATCGTCTTTCGCGTCCTCCAGATGAGCGTGCTCGGGGCCGCCGTCGTCGGGAGTCTCAGCGTCTGGGGTATCGACCTCAGCGGACTGCTCATCGGCGCGGGATTTCTCGGTATCGTCATCGGCACGGCCGCCCGCTCGACCATCGGCTCGCTCATCGCCGGGTTCGTCCTCATGTTCTCGCGGCCGTTCGAGCTGGGTGACTGGGTCGAGATCGACGGCGAGGAGGGGATCGTCACGGACATCACCGTGATCAACACCCGGATGCGCTCTGCCAACGGCGAAGTCGTCGTCATCCCCAACGACCGCGTCGCCAACGCGACCGTCTCCAACCGCACCCGGATGGGCCAACTCAGGCTCTCCGTCGACGTGGGGGTCGACTACGACGCCGACCTGGAGACCGCGGAGTCGGTCGTCAGCGACGCGCTCGAGGACGTGAGCCACGTCGAGGACAACCCCCTGCCGCAGGTCGTCCCGAAGGCGCTCGGCGACTCGGCGGTCGTGCTTGAGTGTCGCGTCTGGATCGACACCCCGAGCGCGCCCAAGCGCGCGCTGGCGACGGCCGCGGTCGTCCGCGAGGTGAAGGCCGCACTCGACGACGCGGGGATCAAGATCCCCTACCCGCAGCGGGAGGTCACCGGCCGCGAGGAGACCGGCGGACTCCGGGTCGCCGATGGCGACGGCGACCCGCTTGCTTCGCCCCCACCGTCGACGACCGACGACTGA
- a CDS encoding ZIP family metal transporter yields the protein MFEGAFVDLVGTDPVVQALVAGCVIAGINMVGALLVLFVRDPSERLLDGALGFAAGVMLAASFTSLIVPGIDLTEVIVPGVPATGLLSPVPVLVGIVLGVLVLDQADHWVPHVHVLVTGRERSDQTVASATVAPVILFIVAITIHNMPEGLAVGVGFGSGEVANGLSLMLAIGLQNVPEGLAVSVAAVNAGFDRRTHAVLTGIRSGLVEIPLTVLGALAVAVAAPILPYAMGFAAGGMLFVISDEILPETHSRGHERVATLGTMVGVVVMLYLDVALAA from the coding sequence GTGTTCGAGGGAGCGTTCGTCGATCTGGTCGGGACGGATCCCGTCGTGCAGGCGCTCGTCGCCGGGTGCGTCATCGCGGGGATCAACATGGTCGGGGCGCTGTTGGTGCTTTTCGTTCGCGATCCCAGCGAGCGACTGCTCGACGGGGCGCTGGGCTTCGCCGCGGGCGTCATGCTCGCGGCGTCGTTCACGTCGCTCATCGTCCCCGGCATCGACCTGACGGAAGTGATCGTTCCCGGCGTGCCGGCGACCGGCCTGCTCTCGCCGGTCCCCGTCCTCGTCGGGATCGTTCTCGGCGTCCTCGTGCTCGATCAGGCCGACCACTGGGTGCCGCACGTGCACGTCCTCGTCACGGGCCGAGAGCGGTCAGATCAGACGGTCGCCAGCGCGACGGTCGCCCCGGTAATCCTCTTCATCGTCGCCATCACGATCCACAACATGCCCGAGGGGTTGGCCGTCGGCGTCGGCTTCGGCTCCGGCGAGGTCGCAAACGGGCTCTCGCTCATGCTCGCGATCGGTCTCCAGAACGTCCCGGAGGGGCTGGCTGTGTCGGTCGCCGCGGTCAACGCCGGCTTCGACCGCCGGACGCACGCCGTGCTCACCGGGATCCGCTCGGGACTCGTCGAGATCCCCCTGACCGTGCTCGGCGCGCTCGCCGTCGCGGTCGCGGCACCGATCCTCCCGTACGCGATGGGCTTCGCCGCCGGCGGTATGCTGTTCGTCATCTCCGACGAGATCCTCCCGGAGACGCACTCGCGGGGTCACGAGCGGGTGGCGACGCTGGGGACGATGGTCGGCGTCGTGGTGATGCTGTACCTGGACGTCGCGCTCGCGGCGTGA